The genomic stretch tctgattcagcaggtctgagtGGGGCCTTGGATTCTGCATTCAAAGAAGCTCTTGAGTAATGTGACCTGCTGGTCTACATGCCACACTTTCAGTAGACAGGTTATAAAGCATATGACAACTTTGAAATTAAGACTACATTTCCAGATAGTAGTGACAGCAAAGAAAAGGATGGAAGCATTTCAAACTCCCCAACTAAAGGCAGTTAGAAAAAGGCagtactttattatttctttcacctGAATTTAAAGGTAACCACATTTCTGTGCTGCTTTTATTATGAGATAATTGAATGTTGCTTTTTTTGCTATATCTTGGCAGTTATTTCATCTACATGGAATCAGGAAATCAAACACATGCTTTGGAATTTCTCCTCTTGGGATTTTCAGCAAAGTCGGAGATTCAGTTCATTCTCTTTGGACTGTTCCTGTCCATGTACCTGGTGACATTCACTGGGAATCTGCTCATCATCCTGGCCATCGTCTCAGACTCTCACCTCCACACCCCCATGTACTTCTTTCTCTCCAACCTGTCCTTTGCTGACATATGtttcacctccaccaccatcccaAAGATGCTGCTGAACCTCCAGACACAGAGCAAAGTCATAACATATAAAGCCTGCCTCAGccagatattttttttcattgtgtttggGTGCCTGGACAATTTATTCCTGACCGTGATGGCCTATGATCGCTTTGTGGCCATCTGTCACCCCCTGCACTACACAGTCATCATGAATTCCCAGGTGTGTGGACTGCTGGCTCTGGGCTCCTGGTGCCTCAGTGTCATGGGTTCCTTAATTGAAACCTTGACCATTTTGAGGCTCTCCTTCTGCACAAATCTGGAAATCCCACACTTTTTTTGTGATCTTCCTGAAGTCCTGAAACTCACCTGTTCTGACACTCTCATCAATAACATAGTGGTGTATTTTGCAACTGGCCTTCTGGCCGTGATTCCTTTCAGTGGAATACTTTTCTCTTACTATCAAATTGTTTCCTCCATACTGAGGATTTCCTCAGCTGGGGGCAAGTTCAAAGCTTTTTCCACCTGTGGGGCTCACCTCTTAGTGGTTTTCTTGTTCTACGGCACAGGCCTTGGGGTCTACCTTAGTTCTGCAGGCACTTCATCCTCTAGGACAAGTCTGGTGGCCTCAGTGATGTACACCATGGTCACCCCCATGTTAAACCCTTTCATCTACAGTCTGAGGAACAGGGACATGAAGGGGGCTCTGGGGAGACTCCTCAGCAGGGCAACATCCCTCAGTGACAGGACTGTTGCAGGACTCCCATAAGTAGCAAGGATCAAACCTTGCAGGCATTTTTCATGGATCTTGGATGTATCCAAACATCAGTTTATTCTCTTCTAGTCCTGGAATCATTATATCTTACTGTATCTTGATTTTGACCACATTTAAAGACAGTGTATTATATTTCTAGGGTTGCcatgacaaagtaccacaaaccaggtggcttaaataACCAcctttattgtcttacagttctagagactAGAATTCTGAAATCAAGGAGTCAGCAGGGTCCATTCCTCCTAAGGGctctgatgaaaaa from Balaenoptera musculus isolate JJ_BM4_2016_0621 chromosome 3, mBalMus1.pri.v3, whole genome shotgun sequence encodes the following:
- the LOC118892604 gene encoding olfactory receptor 7C1-like, which translates into the protein MYLVTFTGNLLIILAIVSDSHLHTPMYFFLSNLSFADICFTSTTIPKMLLNLQTQSKVITYKACLSQIFFFIVFGCLDNLFLTVMAYDRFVAICHPLHYTVIMNSQVCGLLALGSWCLMVFLFYGTGLGVYLSSAGTSSSRTSLVASVMYTMVTPMLNPFIYSLRNRDMKGALGRLLSRATSLSDRTVAGLP